The nucleotide window TATAGGAACTGATATCACGATAATGTTGCTTTAAGAATAATTAGGTACCATAGGTGTGAAAAACAGCAGCTTAGAAAAAACCCTAGGCTAGGATGgagtttttaaaatttcaaaaacaCATTATTTTTGTAATAATGTAGTTTCAAAAAATTAACCTAAGATTTGTTGAATCCGTGAACCtcattgttttccaaaaccaaaaTAATTTTGAAAAAATGTACGGTCTTCCAAAACTAAATAAATTTATATCCATATAAGGCCTAAGTTttattagaaattatttattaggAGGGTGGTCTTATAACTGTCAGATTATAGCACAAAGTGACATGGACTCCTTTCGTCAAAGTAGCATTTCACAAGGAACTGAGAAGTCAGAAAAGTCTCCATCTTCACAACATGAAAGATTACACCTTGAAAGTGCCACTTCCTTTGCTGGCAATTTGTTGTTGATAAAGAAAATATACTAGTCTCTGTAGTATACTTATGGCATGTGCTAATCAGACTAGGTCAAGCTAGGCATATTAAAATGAAATCAAGCTATAGGCCAGGGATGAATTGTTGATAATGAGGGGTGTGGAAGGTCTGGACAAGGATAAATCATGTTTACCTAGTCCACATTGCTTGATGCTAAGACAGAAGGGAAGGGGGTGTGCAAGGTGAAGGAGGGAAATGAGTGAGGAAGGAGAGGGTCGGAGGTGGGTCACCGCTGGCTTTGATGAAGACAAATAGAAACGGAAGAGAGAACAGAGTAGGGGTGGAACCCTAGCCTAGGTTTAACGCGATTGGGATGAGCAGGTTGTGGATTTTCTCATATTTAAAGTGACGGTGGGGTAAGGAAGTCCACCTCAGAGAATGGGCTGATTTTTGGGGCATTCTTGTTTACCCATCCGCCTCTATAAATAGATATACAAAGGCAGTTGTTGGGCGTGAAGTCTATAGTGAACTCTAGAGATGGTAGTTTTGGTCTCCTCAAATTGGTTATGTAGTGCAGTATACATTATTATGGTAGAAGGGGAAGGGATCCTCAAAGCATAACAATTGCAGCATGCACAACCAACAAAGAAAAAGGAAAGTAGACAACAAAAACAAAAGGAAAGGAAAGACAGACATAGCAATAAAGAAACACAGATGCAGTGCACAGAGTTAACTATATAttttctccttccactaaatCCACTCCATCATGATTCCAATGTAATTGAGTACTTCCCTGCATATCTCAGCTGATGACAAACCAACAATATCAATATAAGAGACAGTGAGACAAGTAAACTAAGACACAGTTGCCtaagttcctgatgtagaacatACATACTTCATTACTTCCTTACAAATACATAAACAATAAAGACTATTGGAATGTAAAATTAAGATTCTTTATGTTATTCATAGCTTCGCTCCACTTGCTTTTGCATTTGGAGCATTTAACACTAAGACTCTACCTTGAGGATATCTATGCTTATATGTTTCTCACAGGTTTTGCTTTTCTTTCTAGTAACTGAGTTTCCTTTTCTTTCCGCAACCAGTCCATGAGAGAACTTTTCAGATGGATGGGCACATCGGCACCCCATAAGTTGATGAGGTGAGTGAGCACACCTAGAAAGTTCCCAATCTTCTGATCCTGTCCTCGAAGCAGTTTTCTATTTGTAGGCCCCCTAAAAGTTCTCTGTGCACTCATGCTTGTTCTCCGTGTGTTTATGCTTGGCTTCTCAACATGAATCCGTGCGGCCCCATGTTTAGACCTCCAAATCATTTGGTATACGGATGCTTCATCATTGTGGCAGAAGTAATCTATGGCCTTTGCTAGCATAATCTCTTCCAGTTGCTCCAAGGAGATGTCCATATGCAAGACATGTTGCTGACCACCAACTATCTCTACTGTTTCAGAACTTTTATTCAGTGGTAGCATGTCTTCAGAAGAGCCATGGGGTGCAAAAACAATTCCAGCTTTCAGATATGGAGAATTTTGCAGAGACATTGTGCCTTCAGACAGTGAGGTCTTTTGCTTGCTGTAAACTGAATCTGAGACTTGCCACTGCAAATTAAATTCAATTACTGGTTCTAATGAAACATCTGATGATCCTGCCATGTTTAGGTTGCTAAAATGTGGAACCTCATGGTGTTGTTGCTGCTTGCAACATAATGGTTTCGGGCGAAACCATTGAGATGCAATGTTGTGAAGATTGTACAAATGTTCCCTGTGGTTTGAATAAGCAAATGGCGCCCATGAGAGGTCGTGAGTAGGTAGTTGAGTAAGTTCGTTGGTAATATTTTCAACTATAAATTTGACATGAGGGGCAAATTTAAACAACTGCAAACTCCTAACTGCAATCCCAACTATGTCTGTACTCTCTGAAAGCTGCACTATCATACTAAAGTAGATATTACCCTCTGTTGTACCATCTTTCTTGATAAATATTATGTCAACCTCTGTTCCTTGCTCTGCAGTACTATAGGGGATCAACCGTAGTTGACACAAAGGCTGTCGGCTTCCACGAACAATTTTATGGTGAAGTTGCTTGCCTGCAAAAAGATTATTGATAAGGGAGCCAAAGGGCATGATGTGACATAGTGGTGCGCcgccaagctcaatgagtctcAGGAATTCACTAGCACCATCTGCATACCACTCAAATCGTTtaacaacagatgggttcaactcATCGTTGTTGCGGTTAAAGACGGAGAAAACAAATGACTTGGTAGCATGTCCAATCCGTTTAGGAATGGAGGAATTCCTTACCTCCTGTTCCATATGTTCTTCTTCGAGAATTCTCTGCTTACATTTGTGCAGTTTCTCATCACACTCTTGTGCAGCACGCTTCAGCTTCTTTTGCCAACGCAACACGGATGTATCAGTGATCTGCCATTTATTAGACGTCTCAAGAGCAGCTTCCAGCCCGATGTGTGCCATCTCAAGCCTCTCTATGTTTCTGATtccatttgtttcctctttgtcCTCATATTTTTTAACAAGGCCAGATAATATTTGGCTAAATGACTCCTGGATAACCACAGAACTGACCATCTCCGCCATTGGGATTCAAGCTTCTGTAGCACTCCTTCCCTggtaagaaaaaatatatatagcaGTTTGCATAAGAGATTAGATATGTGAACATGGATATGAAGCAAAGATTAGGTAAGTGGGATGCAAGAATCTACCTCTACCAAATTGCATGAAAACTGTGGACAGGTTTCCTGGGTACAGAGAGATATATTCTGGATGTTATATTCGAACTGAGTAAAATATGGTGAGAACTTTAGAAGACAATAGAGTGGCCAAGTCGTGGGAGAAACAAAAAGAGGCACACAGTTCACAAACATAGAGGGGTTCTTATAGAAATTCCTGATAATTTGGTACCAAAAAGAGGTAGACAGGTCATTAACATGAAGGGACCATTCCCGCAATGATAGGTCATAGACACAACATCGACATTTATGGGTCCGATAGCAAGGTGTATATGGAAGAAATGGTCTTCACAGGGGTAGAACTCGAGTAGGATTACTTGAAGAAATTATGTATTCCAACATAGTTGGTGAGAATGAATCAAGTGGTCAAAACTTAAAGAGGGCCCCTTTGGATATCATAGTTTCAAAAGACACTGAACGCCAGAAATTGTAGCTTTAGAAACCAGAGGTGTGAAAAAACCATGGCTTGGAGAAAAAAAGGTCAGACTAGGAATTTTAAATCAAACTGCAGGACAGGGATTAATTGATTATAGTGAGGGCTGTGGAAAAATTGTTCCACAAGGGCATAATGCTTACCCAGTCCTAGTTGCTTGATGCTATGTAATTTGGCTAAACAGATTGTTGTTAGGAAAAAGGACTACAATGCATCAAATTGCAGTGGAGGGATTGAACGTTGGGCACTATATATAGGAGAACTAGTGTATGTATTTGTATATGGCAGGCTACGTATACAGTAACTGTTTTTCCACAAAATACAAAAACAGATATCATGATAGTGTTGCTTTAGAAACCGGAGGTAAGAAACACCACGGCTTAGAAAACAACCCAGCATGGAGTTTTTTTAATTTCCAAAAACATGTTAGTGTGGTAATACAAAAGgttcaaaaaataaagctagGATTTGTTGCATCCAATTGCAtcattgttttccaaaaccaaatTATTTTGAAAACTGTAGTATTTTTCCAAAACTAAAAAAAttgtatccaaacagggcctaagttgcGTGAGAAATTATTAGGAGGGTGGTCCTATAACTGTCTGATTAGAGAGGAAAGTGACATCGAGACCTTTCGTCAATGTAGCATTTCATAAGGACCTCAAAAGTCAGAAAAGTCTCCATCTTGACCACATGAATGATGATTGACACCTTGAAACTGCCACTTCCTTTGCTGGCAATTGGTTGTTGATAAAGCAAATATACAAATCTCTATAGACTTATGGACGTCACACTTGGGATGTTAAAATTAAATCAAACTGTGGGCCAGGGTTTAATCGATGACAGTGAGGAGTGTGGAAGGTCCAGGTGAACAATGTTTACCCGTTCCTGATTGCTTGAGGTTGTGCGTGGTTTTGGCTTAATAGATTGTTGTTACAAAAAAGAAATACACTATATAGGATGCGTCAAACTGCAGGTAAAGGATTAAATGTTGGGGGAACAAAACGTTTTTTTAGGGAAGCTTTATTTATAATAAAGTTATGCTTGCATTTGTGCAGTTTTTCATCAGAGTGTTGCGCAGCACGCTTCAGCTTCTTTTGCCAACGCAACATGGATGTATCAGTGATCCGCCATTTATTAGAAGTCTCAAGAGCAGCTTCCAATCTGACGTGTGCGATCTCTAGCCTCTCTAAGTCTCTGATTGAATTTCTTTCCTCtttctcctcatactcctcgataaTTGCAGAACGACCATCTCCGCCATTGGGATTAAAGCATCTGTAGCACTCCTTCCTGCTACGAAAAAATATAGCAATATGCTTAAGATATTGGATATGTGAACTTATTTCGCAAAAAATGTGGACTTGGATATGAAGGAAAGATTAACTAAGTGGATGCAAAAATCCACCTCAACCAAATTGCATGAAAACTGTGGACAGCTTTCCTGGGTACAGAGAGATATATTCTGGATGTTATATTTGAACTATGGAGTAAAATATGGTGAGAATTTCATAAGATGATGATAGAGTGGCCCAAGACGTGGGAGAAAAAATTGGTGACACAATTCACAAACGAGAACTGCTCCAATACTCCTCTTTTTAAAATGTGCACATATCTCAAAGCAACCAATCCAATTAATAATTTGTTCTAAATTGTTTTCCTCTTGGGTCCAGCGTGGCCCAACCCGGCACGTCCAAACCAGCCTGAGTCCAGCACTGATCTTGCCAAGCCAGCTACCCCAGACCCCCTTTGTACGGAGTCGTTCTGTTAACTCGTTGAAGGAGACTGGCATCGGCCATCGGGCATTCCCGAGCAGCGGCAGCCTGCGGATCGACCAGCAGTAGAGGATAATTGGAGCTTACCGCAACACTTCCGGTTCCCGCCTTCCAATCCCATTgccacctccttcccctccaCAACGGGGGTGCCATTAGGTTCCTAGACAGAAGGTCCGGCGGTGTCGTTCCGTTTCGTGTGATGGAACATGGAAGTCCACCGGCTAGGCATATTTCGAATGAAATTGATTGAGGAGATTATATTTTCGCCGACAAATCATATAGAGAAGGCGTTGAAGCCTGAAGGCATCATTGCAAGCATGTAATCCTCTGAAAAAATTCATATTGATTTTGGTCATGATCAAGTTTGTGTTGCGCTCCGACGCCGTGCTTGGCAATGGCCTCCACGAGACTATGATGGCACGGACGACTTAGACCGGAGCTGAGCCGAAGGCCTGGAACATGCCATCTCCTTCAACAAGTTAATGGAACAACACCGAACAAAAAGGGAACGGCACCGAACAAAAATGGTCCCGGGAGAGCTACTTTAGCTTTGGGTCAAGGCTGGACTATGGCTGGGTTGGATGGACCAGCCCATGCGAGacccaaaataaaaaaattaagaaaaaatatttaATCAGATTAGCTGCTTTGAGATCTGTGCCATTTTTAGAAAAAGGAGTATTGGAGCAATTCTTTTCACAAACATAGAGGGGTTGTGGTCGAAATACCCTAATAATTTGGCAGCAAAAACAAGTACAAAGGTCATTAATGTGAAGGGACCCCAACCCCCCGTGTCGTCTTTACAGGGTGACTCGGGGGCGACCTAACCACCATCGCCAGTTCCTCCTACCACGCTTGCTCTCCGGCCACTACCGCCGCTCCATGCGGTGGTGCCCAACAAGGCCTTCCCTCTGTAGCACGTTCCTCCTCCTTCCTTATTTTCTCTCCTCGTTTTCCCATGTTCAAGTCACGCACGACGACGGCAAGTATGGCGGCGGTGAGCACGGGGGTCAGGAAACTAGCTAGATCCATGCCCCTGGCCCCAGATCCAGCAATGACAGTCCCGAATCTACCTGCTCGGTGGTCCAGCGTGTGGCAAGCGATGGACAGTGGCGGCCAATGGACGCAGGTGGGTGAGCCAGCCGGTGGTAGGTGGCCTCGCCCCACCAGCAAGGCAGCCTATGGGAGGCATGCAGGCTTGGCCATAGCACTGGCCTGTAGTAGCACGGCAGGGATGAGTAGGGGTTGAGCTGATATGGTCCCCTGGATCTAGTGTCCGCTCCCGGTGGCTACACTCCGCAAGCCCCTTGACGGTGGTTGGCTCAGGTCTGGACGGCTGGAGCGTTCAAAGGCCCCTTGCCACTGCATCGTGTTCAGGAGGCATGGAGGGGGCCAGCACGACAATTGTGCTgcccatcttcatcttcatcctagCCACTAGGCCACAGCACCCCTAGGTCTCCTTTGGGGTTGGCAAGGTCCAGTTCATGCTGGGGGAAGGGCTGGATGCGATTTGGGCATGGATACCTGCTTCCACAACTACTCCATGGTCTTCATGCTGTGCGTCGGCCGCATGAGCTCGAGTCCTTTGGTCGATTCATTTTTGCACTGGGGCACAAGCTATCGGGCGGTCTGGTCTGGCCATGGCTGGCCGAAGTGGTTGCGGGCTCCTTCTCATCGATAGCAAGTTCATCTTGTCAGGTCGCGCTCTGTGTGGGCTTCCGTAGGCATGTGGAACCTAGCTCAAAACCCTACCTGGTTACACTAGGCCAGCGACGATAGTGCATATGGTAGCATATACCTCCCTGGAGGCATCATTGTAGATTTCATCTCGTGCCATCGCGAAAGCCATTCCGAGCTTGCTACATTAGCTAGGCAGGTCTGGGGGCGAAAGCCCTTACAAGCCTGGTGCTCCAGTCATCGATGGTGGCATCCGTGGACGTCACTTCCCTTCTTGGAAGCATTGATACAAGCACGCCTGCTTCTGTCTACGCCCGGGGAGACCTTGTGCTCTCTCTGGTTGCTCTCCCACCCCCATCTTGTTATTGGTGCAACTACCCTCCTACCCCTTGGGTTTTGCACACACTGCTTACTGCTAGGTGCTGACCATCAATGTCATGCTCTATTGTTCTCTAGCTCACTTGAGTACTTCACCTCATCATATGTTGGGTTATGGGGACCTTGATCTCCTCCTCTATATCTCCTCATTCTCCGCCTGACGATCCACCCCTTTAAGGCTTCCTTCCCCCAAATGGTGTAGGTGGGCGTCGGTTAGACCCTAGATGCTTTCTTAGGCGATGCAACTCACGGCTACTGCCTATTGGCTCTGACTCATTGCCTTATAACTTCCTGCCTATCGTCTGTCGGATCCGACTCAATACCTTAGAACTGCATGTGGTTTAGAAATTCTTTAGAGTCTGCCTTTGGTGCTGACATAGCTCAGGAAGTAAAGCTTCCACTCGCTCCGATTAATAGGTTGTGCCAGTAGTGGAACCATGTTGTTTTTGTTAATGTTGTAATCCTTCTCTCCCACTTGTCATGTACTTCTCTGACCTTCATGGGTCATCCCTGTAACTAGGTGTTTGCCCCCTCCATTCCTGACCTCGCCAGTATCAGTGGAAAATTATTCAAATGGGGACTTTTTGTCCCCCTGAATTATCTTCAATAAAAATGTGAAGGGACCATTCCCACAATGATAGGTAGGCAGATGATCGACATTTAAGGGTCTGATAGCAACGGGTGAGGAAGAAATGGTCTTCTATCAGAGGTATTTGACTTATTAAGTGGCGAGCATGAATCAAGTGGTGAATACATGAAAAGGGCCTCTTTGGATGTCAGTATCAAAAGACACTTATAGCCGGAATGTGCAGCTTTGGAACTAGAGGTGTGAAAAGCCATGGCTTGGAGAAAGTTTCAAACTAGGGATGTTAAATCAAACTGTAGGCCAGGGATTAATTGATAATAGTGAGGGTCTGGAGAAAATTTTCTCCACAAGGGAATAATGCTTTCCCAGTCGTAGTTGCTTGATGCGGTGTAATTTGGCTAAACAGATTGTTGTTAGGAAAATGGACTACACTACATCTTATGCATCAAACTGCAGACGAGGGATTGAATGGTGGGCACTATATATAGGAACTGGTATATGTATCTATATATGGTAGCCTACGTATATGGTGATTATTTTTCACAAAATATGTGTATCCTACATATACGGTGATTGTTTTTCCACAAATACAAGAACTGATATCAAGATAATGTTGGTCAAG belongs to Miscanthus floridulus cultivar M001 chromosome 4, ASM1932011v1, whole genome shotgun sequence and includes:
- the LOC136549570 gene encoding uncharacterized protein, which gives rise to MAEMVSSVVIQESFSQILSGLVKKYEDKEETNGIRNIERLEMAHIGLEAALETSNKWQITDTSVLRWQKKLKRAAQECDEKLHKCKQRILEEEHMEQEVRNSSIPKRIGHATKSFVFSVFNRNNDELNPSVVKRFEWYADGASEFLRLIELGGAPLCHIMPFGSLINNLFAGKQLHHKIVRGSRQPLCQLRLIPYSTAEQGTEVDIIFIKKDGTTEGNIYFSMIVQLSESTDIVGIAVRSLQLFKFAPHVKFIVENITNELTQLPTHDLSWAPFAYSNHREHLYNLHNIASQWFRPKPLCCKQQQHHEVPHFSNLNMAGSSDVSLEPVIEFNLQWQVSDSVYSKQKTSLSEGTMSLQNSPYLKAGIVFAPHGSSEDMLPLNKSSETVEIVGGQQHVLHMDISLEQLEEIMLAKAIDYFCHNDEASVYQMIWRSKHGAARIHVEKPSINTRRTSMSAQRTFRGPTNRKLLRGQDQKIGNFLGVLTHLINLWGADVPIHLKSSLMDWLRKEKETQLLERKAKPVRNI